Proteins encoded by one window of Maliibacterium massiliense:
- a CDS encoding aldehyde dehydrogenase, whose protein sequence is MHIAQLVQSQRAYFAAGNTLDVAWRKGCLRKLEACIRASEEKICAAVARDLGKHPFETVETEIALVLEEIRFALRHLDGWARARRVRTPIAHFPSRSYIVPEPYGVCLILAPWNYPFQLAFSPLVGAVAAGNCVLLRGSSSAPHVADVMQDIARQCFAPEHVTVLGREVESSAAVWEARYDHIFFTGSVPVGKIVMAQAARHLTPVVLELGGKSPCIVARDCDVQIAARRILWGKCINAGQTCVAPDYCLVEAPVAQALLDAMKKELHHFYGDNPLESGDLARIVNEKQYRRLRALMQGMRIAAGGRMDDGALRIEPTLLMDCPLDAPIMQEEIFGPLLPVISVKSIAQALEIVAGYEKPLALYLFTADKALQRRIVRSVPFGGGCINDTVVHLATPHLPFGGVGYSGMGQYHGKRSFDCFSHPKSVLQKARHTDVMLRYPPYSEQKFRWLRRIMLR, encoded by the coding sequence GGGCAACACGCTGGACGTGGCCTGGCGCAAGGGGTGCCTGCGCAAGCTGGAGGCGTGCATCCGCGCAAGCGAGGAGAAGATCTGCGCGGCGGTGGCGCGCGATCTGGGCAAACATCCCTTTGAGACGGTGGAGACGGAGATCGCGCTGGTACTGGAGGAAATCCGCTTTGCGCTGCGCCATCTGGACGGTTGGGCGCGCGCAAGGCGCGTGCGCACGCCCATCGCGCACTTTCCCTCGCGCAGCTATATCGTGCCCGAGCCCTACGGGGTGTGCCTCATCCTGGCGCCGTGGAACTACCCATTCCAGCTGGCGTTTTCCCCGCTGGTGGGCGCGGTAGCGGCGGGCAACTGCGTACTGCTGCGCGGCTCCTCCAGCGCCCCGCACGTGGCGGATGTGATGCAGGATATCGCGCGGCAATGCTTTGCGCCGGAACATGTTACGGTGCTGGGCAGGGAAGTCGAAAGCAGCGCGGCGGTATGGGAGGCCCGCTACGATCACATCTTTTTCACCGGCAGCGTGCCTGTGGGCAAGATCGTCATGGCACAGGCGGCCCGGCACCTGACGCCGGTGGTGCTGGAGCTGGGCGGCAAGAGCCCCTGCATCGTGGCGCGGGACTGTGACGTGCAGATCGCCGCGCGGCGCATCCTGTGGGGCAAGTGCATCAACGCAGGGCAGACCTGCGTAGCGCCTGATTACTGCCTGGTGGAAGCGCCGGTGGCCCAGGCGCTGCTTGACGCTATGAAAAAAGAGCTGCACCATTTTTACGGAGACAATCCGCTGGAAAGCGGTGATCTTGCCCGCATCGTCAATGAAAAACAGTACCGCCGTCTGCGCGCGCTGATGCAGGGGATGCGCATCGCGGCAGGAGGAAGGATGGACGATGGGGCGCTGCGCATCGAACCGACGCTGCTTATGGACTGCCCGCTGGATGCGCCCATCATGCAGGAGGAGATCTTCGGGCCGCTGCTGCCCGTGATCTCCGTAAAGAGCATTGCGCAGGCGCTAGAGATTGTGGCGGGTTATGAAAAGCCGCTGGCGCTCTATTTATTTACCGCGGACAAGGCGCTACAGCGCCGGATTGTGCGCAGCGTGCCTTTTGGCGGCGGCTGTATCAACGATACGGTGGTGCACCTGGCTACGCCCCACCTGCCCTTTGGCGGGGTGGGCTACAGTGGTATGGGGCAGTACCACGGCAAAAGAAGCTTTGATTGCTTCAGCCATCCAAAGAGCGTGCTGCAAAAGGCGCGGCATACGGACGTCATGCTGCGCTACCCGCCCTACAGCGAGCAAAAGTTTCGCTGGCTGCGGCGCATCATGCTGCGCTAA
- a CDS encoding LysM peptidoglycan-binding domain-containing protein — protein sequence MKHDQTTGAPLSGAEVYTVTAGENIVELGARLGIHWRDIAAFNRLAPPYTLVKGQRLRLPCDGGARTYCVRCGDTLRTIGARLDVVWRDIAALNHIAPPYTLYVGQQLRIPARTGKKS from the coding sequence ATGAAGCATGATCAAACGACCGGCGCGCCGCTCAGCGGCGCGGAGGTGTATACGGTTACAGCGGGGGAGAACATTGTGGAACTGGGCGCGCGCCTGGGGATACACTGGCGCGACATCGCCGCGTTTAACCGGCTGGCGCCTCCCTATACGCTTGTGAAAGGCCAGCGTCTGCGCCTACCGTGCGACGGCGGCGCGCGCACGTACTGCGTCCGCTGCGGCGACACGCTGCGCACCATCGGCGCGCGCCTGGATGTGGTATGGCGCGATATTGCCGCGCTCAACCACATTGCACCGCCCTATACGCTCTACGTGGGCCAGCAGCTGCGCATCCCGGCGCGCACAGGAAAAAAGAGCTAG
- a CDS encoding transketolase C-terminal domain-containing protein, protein MFTYDERVGSRLFCDGLIALARELPIILVENDTGSALEANRFAEALPDRFVNCGIAEANSICISSGLSATGFIPVVHSHAPFITRRCYDQLYLSIGYAGQNCKVIGTTPGIYSELNGGTHLSIVDAAIMRDIPRFKVVDACDNVALEALLPQVMRDPDPTYFRFVRSKPIRVYDEGTQIVMGKANCVREGRDVTIFANNLMVAYAVAAAEMLASEGIDAAVYDMHTIKPIDEEAVVSACRRGPVVTAENGSIIGGLGSAVAEVMAESGCGGKLVRVGIRDRYGVVGRLEEIAQMLHVQPQDIADGVKKALAK, encoded by the coding sequence ATGTTTACATACGATGAACGCGTGGGCAGCAGGCTGTTTTGCGATGGGCTGATCGCCCTTGCCCGGGAGCTGCCCATTATCCTGGTGGAAAACGACACCGGCTCGGCGCTGGAGGCAAATCGCTTTGCCGAGGCGCTGCCCGACCGATTTGTCAACTGTGGCATTGCGGAGGCCAATTCCATCTGCATCTCCTCCGGCCTGTCCGCCACCGGCTTTATCCCCGTGGTACACTCGCACGCCCCCTTTATCACCCGCCGCTGCTACGATCAGCTCTACCTGTCCATCGGCTACGCGGGACAGAACTGCAAGGTGATCGGCACCACGCCGGGCATCTACTCCGAGCTCAACGGCGGCACGCACTTGAGCATTGTGGACGCGGCCATCATGCGCGATATCCCCCGCTTTAAGGTGGTGGACGCCTGCGACAACGTGGCGCTGGAGGCGCTGCTGCCCCAGGTGATGCGCGATCCGGATCCAACGTACTTCCGCTTTGTGCGCAGCAAGCCCATACGCGTCTATGACGAGGGCACACAGATCGTCATGGGCAAGGCCAACTGCGTACGTGAAGGCAGGGACGTCACCATCTTTGCGAACAACCTGATGGTGGCCTACGCCGTCGCCGCGGCCGAGATGCTCGCCTCCGAGGGCATCGACGCGGCCGTATACGATATGCACACCATCAAGCCCATCGACGAGGAGGCCGTCGTCTCTGCCTGCAGGCGCGGACCGGTGGTCACCGCGGAGAACGGCTCCATCATCGGCGGCCTGGGAAGCGCGGTGGCCGAGGTCATGGCCGAATCGGGCTGCGGCGGCAAGCTGGTGCGCGTGGGCATCCGCGATCGCTATGGCGTGGTGGGCCGCCTGGAGGAAATCGCACAGATGCTGCACGTGCAGCCGCAGGACATTGCAGACGGCGTCAAAAAGGCGCTGGCAAAATAA